A portion of the Oxynema aestuarii AP17 genome contains these proteins:
- a CDS encoding AAA-like domain-containing protein: MTIDQVVQLLNASLSQPLTELQEWMLRRSWEGQTYADMAAQLNYSAQYLRSKAASELWPILSEFWGESISKPNLRSQLEACPLSREQQQLLETLNRTYPYELPNFPSGPVPLDSPLYIDRPPIEELAYQELTRPGTVIRIKAPRLMGKSSLMLRMADRARQLNYHIVKLDFQEADASIFNSSDRFLRWLSANVTRQLQLDLHLDDYWFEEIGSKVSCTSYFEEYLLSQIETPLLFILNEVNVVFEYPEIARDFLPLLRFWHEQAKQRENWTKLRLIVIYSTEVYIPLNVNQSPFNVGLPLSLPPFSLAQTQELARRHGLDWSNSKEAKELRDFVGGHPYLIRIALYYLCQSGQSLTLKQLLAEASSDTGIYGDRLRNLLLTLKQNPQLYDAFRKVISSDRPVLLEPIAAYKLDCLGLVRCSTDGCAISCELYRRYFEFHFRNLQFGSDSC; this comes from the coding sequence ATGACCATCGACCAAGTCGTACAACTGTTAAATGCGAGCTTGTCCCAACCCTTGACCGAACTACAAGAATGGATGTTGCGGCGCTCCTGGGAGGGACAAACCTATGCGGATATGGCAGCTCAACTCAATTATTCGGCGCAATACTTACGCAGTAAAGCCGCATCGGAACTCTGGCCGATTTTAAGCGAATTTTGGGGAGAATCGATTTCTAAGCCGAATTTGCGATCGCAGTTGGAAGCGTGTCCCCTCAGCCGAGAACAACAGCAATTACTCGAAACTCTCAATCGCACTTATCCTTACGAACTACCTAATTTTCCCAGTGGTCCGGTTCCCCTCGATTCGCCTTTATATATCGATCGCCCCCCCATCGAAGAACTCGCCTATCAAGAACTCACTCGTCCGGGAACGGTCATCCGCATCAAAGCACCCCGGTTGATGGGTAAAAGTTCGCTGATGTTGCGCATGGCCGATCGCGCACGCCAGCTTAACTATCATATCGTCAAACTGGATTTTCAAGAAGCCGATGCCAGTATTTTTAACAGTAGCGATCGCTTTTTGCGCTGGTTGAGTGCCAATGTCACCCGACAGTTACAACTCGACCTCCACCTCGATGATTACTGGTTTGAAGAAATCGGGAGTAAAGTTAGTTGTACGAGTTACTTTGAAGAATATTTACTCTCTCAAATCGAGACCCCTCTACTTTTTATTCTCAATGAAGTTAATGTAGTTTTTGAATATCCGGAAATTGCGCGAGATTTCCTCCCTCTTTTGCGTTTTTGGCACGAGCAAGCTAAACAAAGAGAAAACTGGACAAAACTGCGATTAATTGTAATTTATTCGACGGAAGTTTATATTCCCCTTAATGTCAATCAATCTCCTTTTAATGTCGGATTGCCCCTGAGTTTACCACCGTTTAGTCTCGCTCAAACTCAAGAATTAGCTCGCCGTCACGGACTGGATTGGTCTAACTCGAAAGAAGCCAAAGAATTGAGGGATTTTGTGGGCGGACATCCTTACTTAATCCGGATCGCGCTTTATTATCTCTGTCAATCCGGTCAATCGTTAACTCTGAAGCAACTTTTAGCAGAAGCTTCTAGCGATACTGGAATTTACGGCGATCGCTTGAGAAACTTGCTGTTAACGCTCAAACAAAATCCCCAACTTTACGACGCTTTTAGAAAAGTGATTTCCAGCGATCGCCCCGTCCTTTTAGAACCGATCGCCGCCTATAAATTGGATTGTTTGGGTTTAGTTCGTTGTTCGACGGATGGCTGTGCAATTTCCTGTGAATTGTACCGCCGGTATTTTGAGTTTCATTTCCGGAATCTCCAATTCGGGAGTGATAGTTGCTAG
- a CDS encoding AAA-like domain-containing protein has translation MSLYFYQVGGSLEPNSPNYVVRPADYQLYQALKQGDFCYLLNCRQMGKSSLLVRTSHRLQAEGYRCTSLDMSAIGSQLITAEQWYKGIVADLWRSFELFGKVNLKQWWQDKKDLSVSQQCKEFIEDILLKFFPDRNIVIFIDEIDSLLSLDFCVDDFFALIRFFFNQRAVNPEYKRLSFALFGVATPSDLIADRQRTPFNIGRAIALDGFTLEQAQHLALGFEGKTRDPEAILKAILGWTGGQPFLTQKLCYLARVALEYPADGEDSPALPLLPIAGKEREWIEFLVRDRLIYNWEEQDEPEHLKTIRNRLLVNFQSAARHLSLYQKLLENGDCELDDSREQIELLLSGIAVKQNGRLTVKNRIYREVFDRAWVKAQLDRLRPYASALDAWLATDREDRSRLLRGRALADARLWAQGKRLSDADYQFLAASEQFDREIVQQALEAQRVREVEGRLKEQHKRLALERENARRQRTFILVLSGVLAVAVALGVCALWQYREAISSERRSRVSAVQALVSSSQALFASERNLDALVEAIAAHQALDRLPSAPKPLQTEVQGVLQQALYSATEVNRFSGHLGWVLAVESSPDGRRVATGSNDRTVRLWKPDGTLLSTLPHGHTVHALAFSADSQSLVTSNLNGMVYTWDRDGRAIGNFRAHDSAIWDVAVSPDGKRIATASEDGTIALWSFQGQLLATLTGHQGAVWGVAFSPDGKLIASGSEDRTLRIWTADGKAATKIDAHEAAVWDVEFALLEVDGGEQKQTVISASADRTIGLWNPDGMAISTIEGHESEVFEIAVSADGKQIASASADKTVRLWTSQGMPLKVFKGHQSSIRGVTLLGSRGTIISASDDSTVRLWKPNRHFSQKIVAHRGTIWDIDYSPDGELVGTGSNDRTLKLWTRDGSLVRSLTTSEAAVLGIGFLPGKSASGVTWVASANSDRTIKVWQLDGTLVQTLAGHDGGVLDITPSPKGDRWVSASDDKTIKLWTRDGQLLKTLVGHQTRVYDVDFTPDARRLVSASEDGTIRVWSTDGELLKTIDAHQSGIWQVAVSPDGQRIASASLDDTIALWTIEGELVKTLEGSGMGITSIDWSADGRMLVSGGASGVVQLRDAEGNEIAVLKGHQGNVWGVAFSPDGKQIASVGDDRALILWDVERIVNLDPVAYGCDLIRDYLHTNSQLKEEQRQLCD, from the coding sequence ATGAGCTTGTATTTTTATCAAGTTGGTGGCAGTTTAGAACCCAATTCGCCCAACTATGTAGTTCGTCCCGCAGACTATCAACTCTACCAGGCTTTAAAACAAGGAGATTTTTGTTATTTACTCAATTGCCGACAGATGGGCAAATCTTCATTATTAGTGAGGACTTCCCATCGCTTGCAAGCCGAAGGATATCGTTGTACGAGCCTCGATATGAGTGCGATCGGCAGCCAACTGATTACGGCAGAACAATGGTATAAAGGGATCGTTGCCGATTTATGGCGCAGTTTCGAGTTGTTCGGCAAAGTTAATTTAAAACAGTGGTGGCAAGACAAAAAGGATTTATCGGTCAGCCAGCAATGTAAAGAGTTTATTGAAGATATTTTATTAAAATTTTTCCCAGATCGAAATATTGTTATTTTTATTGATGAAATTGATAGTCTTCTCTCTCTAGATTTTTGCGTCGATGATTTCTTTGCGCTCATTCGCTTTTTTTTCAATCAACGGGCGGTCAATCCCGAGTACAAACGGCTGAGTTTTGCGCTCTTTGGAGTGGCGACACCGAGCGATCTGATCGCCGATCGCCAACGAACGCCCTTCAATATCGGTCGGGCGATCGCCCTCGATGGATTTACACTGGAGCAAGCGCAACATTTAGCCTTGGGATTCGAGGGTAAAACCAGGGATCCCGAAGCCATCTTAAAAGCAATCCTAGGGTGGACTGGCGGACAACCCTTTTTAACCCAAAAACTCTGTTATTTAGCCCGAGTTGCCCTGGAATACCCGGCAGACGGCGAGGATTCTCCGGCCTTACCATTGCTTCCGATCGCGGGAAAAGAACGAGAGTGGATCGAGTTTTTAGTGCGCGATCGCCTCATTTACAATTGGGAAGAACAAGACGAACCGGAACATTTAAAAACCATTCGCAATCGTCTGCTCGTCAATTTTCAATCTGCCGCACGCCACCTGAGTTTATACCAAAAACTTTTAGAAAATGGCGATTGTGAACTGGACGATTCTCGCGAACAAATCGAGTTATTACTTTCAGGGATAGCGGTCAAACAAAATGGACGGTTGACGGTTAAAAATCGCATTTATCGCGAAGTTTTCGATCGCGCCTGGGTCAAAGCCCAACTGGATCGTTTACGTCCCTATGCTTCAGCCTTAGACGCTTGGCTAGCTACAGACCGAGAAGATCGTTCCCGTTTATTACGGGGTCGAGCTCTCGCCGACGCCCGCCTTTGGGCGCAAGGAAAGCGGTTGAGCGATGCGGACTATCAATTCCTCGCCGCTTCCGAACAGTTCGATCGCGAAATCGTCCAGCAAGCCTTAGAAGCGCAACGAGTGCGCGAAGTCGAAGGGCGACTGAAGGAACAGCACAAACGCTTGGCGTTAGAACGAGAAAATGCGCGGCGACAACGAACCTTTATTCTGGTACTGAGTGGGGTGTTAGCGGTGGCGGTGGCTTTAGGTGTTTGTGCGCTGTGGCAGTACCGAGAGGCGATCTCCAGCGAACGGCGATCGCGCGTCAGTGCGGTCCAAGCGCTAGTGTCGTCTTCTCAAGCCTTGTTCGCGTCAGAGCGCAATTTAGATGCCCTCGTCGAGGCGATCGCGGCCCACCAAGCCCTAGACCGCCTCCCGTCCGCCCCGAAACCCTTACAAACCGAGGTACAGGGGGTTTTGCAACAGGCACTCTACAGTGCGACGGAAGTCAACCGTTTTTCGGGACATCTCGGCTGGGTGTTGGCGGTGGAAAGCTCTCCCGATGGCCGACGGGTTGCTACGGGCAGCAACGATCGCACCGTGAGGCTTTGGAAACCCGATGGGACGCTCTTATCCACCCTTCCCCACGGTCACACCGTTCACGCCCTGGCATTCAGTGCGGACAGTCAATCCTTAGTGACCTCCAACTTAAATGGGATGGTCTATACATGGGATCGCGATGGCAGGGCGATCGGCAATTTTCGCGCTCACGATAGCGCCATTTGGGACGTAGCCGTCAGTCCGGACGGAAAACGAATTGCGACCGCCAGCGAAGACGGGACGATCGCCCTGTGGAGCTTCCAAGGACAACTCCTCGCGACCCTCACGGGACATCAGGGAGCGGTTTGGGGAGTCGCTTTCAGTCCCGATGGCAAGTTGATTGCCTCCGGTAGTGAAGACCGCACCCTTCGGATTTGGACGGCGGACGGCAAGGCGGCGACCAAAATTGACGCCCACGAGGCGGCGGTCTGGGATGTCGAGTTTGCTTTGTTAGAGGTTGACGGAGGCGAACAAAAGCAGACAGTCATTTCGGCGAGTGCCGATCGCACGATCGGTCTGTGGAACCCTGACGGAATGGCGATTTCCACCATCGAGGGTCACGAATCGGAAGTGTTTGAAATCGCAGTCAGTGCCGATGGCAAGCAAATCGCCTCTGCCAGTGCGGATAAAACAGTCCGCCTCTGGACGTCCCAGGGAATGCCCCTCAAGGTTTTCAAAGGCCATCAAAGTAGTATTCGCGGGGTTACGTTGCTCGGCAGTCGGGGGACGATTATCTCCGCCAGCGATGACTCTACGGTACGACTTTGGAAGCCGAACCGCCATTTTTCACAGAAAATCGTCGCCCATCGGGGGACGATTTGGGATATCGATTACAGTCCCGACGGAGAGCTCGTCGGGACTGGTAGCAACGATCGCACCCTGAAACTGTGGACGAGAGACGGGAGCTTAGTGCGATCGTTAACGACCTCTGAAGCAGCCGTTCTAGGAATTGGATTTCTTCCAGGGAAGAGCGCTTCTGGAGTAACCTGGGTTGCCTCCGCCAACAGCGATCGCACCATTAAAGTGTGGCAACTCGACGGAACTTTAGTACAAACGCTTGCCGGACACGATGGAGGGGTTTTGGATATTACCCCTTCTCCCAAGGGCGATCGGTGGGTCTCTGCCAGCGACGATAAAACCATCAAACTGTGGACTCGTGACGGTCAGTTACTCAAAACCCTGGTCGGACATCAGACCAGAGTCTACGATGTCGATTTTACGCCGGATGCGCGACGGTTGGTTTCAGCGAGTGAAGATGGCACAATTCGGGTCTGGAGTACAGACGGTGAATTATTAAAAACCATCGACGCCCATCAAAGCGGTATTTGGCAAGTGGCTGTCAGTCCCGACGGACAGAGGATTGCCAGTGCGAGTCTCGACGATACGATCGCCCTGTGGACGATTGAGGGTGAATTAGTCAAAACCCTTGAGGGATCTGGTATGGGCATCACTTCGATCGATTGGAGTGCCGACGGTCGGATGCTAGTGAGTGGCGGCGCTTCGGGGGTCGTGCAACTGCGCGACGCCGAGGGCAACGAGATCGCGGTGTTGAAGGGTCATCAGGGTAATGTTTGGGGAGTGGCGTTCAGCCCCGACGGCAAGCAAATCGCATCGGTCGGGGACGATCGCGCCCTGATTCTCTGGGATGTGGAGCGGATTGTCAATCTCGATCCGGTGGCTTACGGTTGCGATCTAATTCGCGATTACTTGCACACGAATTCGCAACTGAAAGAGGAACAACGGCAGTTGTGCGATTGA
- a CDS encoding PAS domain-containing protein: MTSSKETANPTIDVNVLLIDEHSSEQKAIATMLDRPYKNFQFTLWKCLTLSEAGFIITVEQFDIIFINLSGISETEIEAFSQCNCKNQGIPLVAIVDESQEEWAISLSESWLDEYIVKGRYDRDLLVRLIRWASCYHHLEHQTSRESNNKIFWQSYFNNPLVGFYKIRPNLGQIPGGEPWLDLNPSFCHWLNYSLGDLMFKSWDEFTHPEDVNQELEHLRQIYNSQKNIAIFNKRWLGKNGEIVHTRVCLSCSRDDHGEIEQLTATLVNISDRLRSEEILVEREQFLQSIYNGIEAAIAVVNVEENGEFRFLGINRMQEKLLGLRSREVEGKSPEDLFSPEIAKTVCERYKSCLRSVKQIVYEQSLLSEGEPSWWITNLTPLFDAENRIDRIISTSFNISDRKQAEEEVRASQHFIEQVAEANPNIIYIYDIEERRNVFINRNIAAMLGYNKAEIAAMGNTVLPTLMHPDDFARYPSYLEKIINGSDGEFFEIEYRMRSKSGTWYWLNSREVIFARTPDGNPKQILGTATNITELKHQAEELQIAGNRLQLALEGSNLGLWDWNLSTQEVYFDPYWKKMLGYEVEELQNSFETWEKLVHPDDLPPIRVRLMDYLENRLPSYNVEFRMKHKSGEWRWISCHGKIFDRDKNGKAVRMTGTHQDITDRKLAELELIKFQLAVESSSDAIGMADIEGNHYYHNQAFSDLYGYPTAAEFNAAGGPPIAFVDREIGKQVIETISSGRPWVGEVEQIARDGRKMQILLRANPIKDKQGNIVGLIGINTDITERKRVEEEKTELIQSLQQTTRHLQDAQRIAHIGNWELDIVSSEMMWSEELFRIFGLEPSSAVSFDDIINTRIHPDDRPALLTQIEQAIARGTCYNIDSRIIRNDGSIGYINSRGETLLDESGKAIKLMGTSIDITERKQAEESLKQQFVREQLTGAIANKIRQTLDLDAILNTTVFELQKVLKADRVLVYRIFPDETGCAIAEMTAPGIEKLLDRVFPEEVFPRDVYASYLQGRICAVGDRDAGGIVPCLVDFMVEIGVRAKLVVPIVQHQTLWGLLIAHDCSQPREWQTWEISLCKQLANQVAIGIQQSTLFKQAKSELVERKAAEYALRKSEARERAKAIELEQLVHQLKNTQAQLVQQEKMAGLGQMVAGIAHEINNPVNFIYGNLSHATDYTHDLLNLLELYRGSFPHPGSDILEEIEAIELDFLKEDFPNLLNSMREGANRIKGIVMSLRNFSRLDEAERKQADIHSGIDSTLMILHHRLKKQRERPEIEVIQEYGDLPLVECYPGQLNQVLMNVLTNAIDALEERMKSDCHLKPRICIQTRLGELKISDDRSENLPSVVIRIADNGNGITPQVQSHIFNPFFTTKEVGSGTGLGLSISYQIVVEKHRGKISCHSQVKQGTEFTIEIPMRYIGH; the protein is encoded by the coding sequence ATGACGAGTTCTAAAGAAACAGCCAATCCGACGATCGATGTCAACGTTCTCTTGATTGACGAACATTCCAGCGAGCAGAAGGCGATCGCCACCATGCTCGATCGCCCTTATAAAAATTTTCAATTTACGCTCTGGAAATGCCTGACCCTTAGCGAAGCTGGTTTTATTATTACTGTAGAACAATTTGACATTATTTTCATTAACTTATCTGGAATTTCCGAAACAGAAATTGAAGCATTTAGCCAGTGCAATTGCAAAAATCAAGGCATTCCCCTCGTCGCGATCGTCGATGAAAGTCAAGAAGAATGGGCAATTTCTTTATCCGAGTCTTGGCTTGACGAATATATTGTTAAAGGTCGATACGATCGCGACTTATTAGTTCGTTTAATTCGCTGGGCTTCATGTTACCATCATTTAGAACATCAAACTTCACGAGAAAGTAACAACAAAATTTTTTGGCAAAGTTATTTTAATAATCCTTTAGTTGGTTTTTATAAAATTAGACCGAATTTAGGACAAATCCCAGGGGGAGAACCGTGGTTAGATCTCAATCCGAGCTTTTGCCACTGGCTGAATTATTCTCTCGGCGACTTAATGTTTAAATCCTGGGATGAATTTACCCATCCAGAGGATGTGAACCAGGAGTTAGAACATCTGAGGCAAATTTACAATAGCCAAAAAAATATTGCCATTTTTAACAAGCGGTGGCTGGGGAAAAATGGAGAAATTGTCCATACTCGCGTCTGTCTTTCTTGTAGTCGTGATGACCATGGCGAAATCGAGCAGTTAACCGCAACTTTAGTTAATATCAGCGATCGCCTGCGATCGGAAGAAATACTCGTCGAACGAGAGCAGTTTTTACAGTCAATTTACAACGGCATTGAAGCAGCGATCGCCGTCGTTAATGTCGAAGAAAATGGCGAATTTCGCTTTTTAGGAATCAACCGAATGCAGGAGAAACTTTTGGGTTTGCGATCGCGCGAAGTCGAGGGAAAGTCCCCCGAGGATCTGTTCTCGCCGGAAATCGCTAAAACCGTTTGCGAGCGATATAAAAGCTGTCTGCGATCGGTCAAACAGATCGTTTATGAACAATCGCTTTTATCTGAAGGTGAACCAAGTTGGTGGATTACCAACTTAACCCCCTTATTTGACGCTGAAAATCGCATCGATCGCATTATCTCGACCAGTTTTAATATCAGCGATCGCAAACAAGCTGAGGAAGAAGTGCGCGCCAGTCAGCACTTTATCGAACAAGTCGCCGAAGCCAATCCCAATATTATCTATATTTACGACATCGAAGAACGGCGAAATGTCTTTATTAATCGCAACATTGCCGCGATGCTGGGCTACAATAAAGCCGAGATTGCTGCCATGGGAAACACCGTTTTACCGACCTTAATGCATCCGGATGATTTTGCTCGATATCCGAGCTACCTTGAGAAAATTATCAACGGTTCCGATGGGGAATTTTTTGAAATCGAATATCGGATGCGATCGAAAAGTGGGACTTGGTACTGGTTGAATAGTCGGGAAGTCATTTTTGCGCGCACGCCGGATGGAAATCCCAAACAGATTTTAGGAACGGCAACGAATATCACCGAACTCAAACACCAAGCCGAAGAGTTACAAATTGCAGGAAATCGCTTACAATTAGCATTAGAAGGCAGTAACTTGGGCTTGTGGGATTGGAATCTTAGCACCCAAGAGGTGTATTTCGATCCCTATTGGAAAAAAATGCTCGGCTATGAAGTTGAAGAACTTCAAAACTCTTTTGAAACCTGGGAAAAATTAGTTCATCCTGACGATTTACCGCCGATCCGAGTCCGCTTGATGGATTATTTGGAAAATCGCTTGCCAAGTTATAATGTTGAATTTCGCATGAAACATAAATCCGGCGAATGGCGCTGGATTTCCTGTCATGGAAAAATCTTCGATCGCGATAAAAATGGTAAAGCCGTTCGCATGACCGGAACCCATCAAGATATTACCGATCGCAAACTGGCAGAATTAGAATTAATTAAATTTCAGTTAGCTGTAGAAAGTAGCAGCGACGCGATCGGGATGGCGGATATTGAAGGCAATCATTACTATCACAATCAAGCCTTTAGCGACCTCTACGGTTATCCGACGGCGGCGGAATTTAATGCAGCCGGGGGACCTCCAATTGCCTTTGTGGATCGCGAAATTGGCAAACAGGTCATTGAAACCATTTCAAGCGGTCGTCCGTGGGTTGGCGAAGTCGAGCAGATTGCACGAGACGGTCGCAAAATGCAAATTTTATTGCGGGCTAACCCGATTAAAGATAAACAGGGAAATATTGTCGGCTTGATTGGTATTAATACAGATATTACGGAACGCAAACGAGTCGAAGAAGAAAAAACAGAATTAATCCAATCACTGCAACAAACAACCCGACATTTACAAGACGCTCAACGGATCGCTCATATTGGTAATTGGGAGTTGGATATTGTCAGTTCGGAGATGATGTGGTCGGAGGAGTTATTTCGGATTTTTGGTTTAGAACCCAGTTCGGCTGTATCCTTTGACGATATTATTAACACTCGGATTCATCCAGACGATCGCCCCGCATTATTGACCCAGATCGAACAGGCGATCGCCCGGGGAACTTGTTACAATATTGACAGCCGGATTATTCGCAACGATGGCAGTATCGGCTATATTAATTCCAGAGGAGAAACCCTTTTAGATGAGTCTGGAAAAGCTATCAAGTTGATGGGGACGAGCATCGACATTACCGAACGCAAACAAGCGGAAGAATCCCTAAAACAGCAATTTGTCCGGGAGCAATTAACCGGGGCGATCGCCAACAAAATCCGCCAAACTTTAGATTTAGATGCAATTCTTAATACGACCGTTTTTGAATTGCAAAAAGTGCTGAAAGCCGACCGGGTTTTAGTATATCGAATTTTCCCCGATGAAACGGGTTGCGCGATCGCGGAAATGACGGCACCGGGAATTGAAAAGTTGCTCGATCGCGTCTTCCCAGAAGAAGTATTTCCCCGAGATGTTTACGCCAGTTACTTACAAGGACGCATCTGTGCGGTCGGCGATCGCGATGCGGGAGGAATTGTACCGTGTTTGGTCGATTTTATGGTAGAAATTGGGGTGCGAGCGAAATTAGTCGTCCCGATCGTTCAACATCAAACCCTCTGGGGATTGCTAATCGCTCATGACTGTTCTCAACCCCGAGAATGGCAAACCTGGGAAATTAGTTTATGCAAACAGCTCGCCAATCAAGTCGCGATCGGGATTCAACAATCGACGTTATTTAAACAAGCCAAAAGCGAATTAGTCGAACGTAAAGCGGCTGAATATGCGTTGAGAAAATCGGAAGCGAGAGAACGCGCTAAGGCGATCGAACTCGAACAACTGGTGCATCAATTAAAAAATACTCAAGCTCAACTAGTTCAACAAGAAAAAATGGCCGGATTGGGTCAAATGGTCGCGGGAATTGCTCACGAAATTAACAATCCGGTTAATTTTATCTACGGGAACCTCAGCCACGCCACGGATTATACCCACGATTTACTTAATCTTCTCGAACTGTATCGAGGGTCTTTTCCGCATCCCGGCTCCGATATTTTAGAAGAGATCGAGGCGATCGAGTTAGATTTTTTGAAAGAAGATTTCCCGAATTTATTAAACTCGATGCGAGAGGGAGCGAATCGAATTAAGGGAATTGTCATGTCTTTGCGAAACTTCTCCCGTCTTGACGAAGCGGAGAGGAAACAAGCGGACATTCATAGCGGGATTGATAGTACGTTGATGATTTTGCACCACCGCTTGAAAAAGCAACGGGAGCGACCGGAAATTGAAGTGATTCAAGAGTATGGCGATTTACCGTTAGTCGAGTGTTATCCCGGACAGCTCAATCAAGTGTTGATGAATGTACTGACGAATGCGATCGATGCACTAGAAGAAAGGATGAAAAGCGATTGCCATTTAAAGCCGAGAATTTGCATTCAAACTAGACTCGGGGAGTTAAAAATATCTGACGATCGCTCGGAGAATTTACCATCGGTGGTGATTCGCATTGCGGATAATGGCAATGGCATTACTCCCCAAGTTCAATCGCATATTTTTAATCCCTTTTTCACGACGAAGGAAGTCGGTTCGGGGACGGGGTTGGGCTTGTCGATTAGCTATCAAATTGTGGTGGAAAAACATCGCGGTAAAATTTCGTGTCATTCCCAAGTCAAACAGGGTACCGAATTTACGATCGAGATTCCGATGAGATATATCGGTCATTGA